One region of Moraxella sp. ZY210820 genomic DNA includes:
- the alaS gene encoding alanine--tRNA ligase, translating into MTSADIREAFLSFFESKGHQRVQSSSLVPANDPTLLFTNAGMNQFKDCFLGLDKRPYKRATTSQKCVRAGGKHNDLDNVGYTARHHTFFEMLGNFSFGDYFKRDALRFAWEFLTSADKGLGLEPARLYVTVYHTDDEAYDIWHQEIGLPESHIIRIGDKGEKYESDNFWAMGDTGPCGPCSEIFYDHGDHIWGGLPGTPEEDGDRFVEIWNNVFMQFNRTADGVLHPLPAPSVDTGMGLERVSAVMQSMNSNYDTDIFQHLLKAAGQIVGTDNLDQASLRVIADHARSCCFLIADGVNPSNEGRGYVLRRIIRRAVRHGYKLGIKETFFYKMLAPLAEVMGQAYPELNTEKERIINALIKEEEQFAKTLEQGMKLLEQELAELKGNVIAGEVVFKLYDTYGFPADLTADIARERDLSIDEAGFEREMNAQRQRAREAGKFAIDYNSIVKVDSVTQFNGYTATQGQGNIIAIYKDGEQVDRINEGDEALIILDQTPFYAESGGQVGDTGTLKNETGIFEVHDTKKSGSAFVHQGIVTVGTLSVQQNINAQVQTELRHAIMRNHSATHLLHAALRQILGTHVQQKGSLVASDILRFDFSHGEAVSFEQLDEIERLVNAEIMANSPVVTEILDIETAKTKGAMMLFGEKYGEVVRVLTMGTVKDDRAFSIELCGGIHVGYTGEIGLFKFISEGGIASGVRRVEAVTGLRAIEAMQQQEQTIRQVDSILKAQKNQTVEKVQATVNQTITLQKQIEQLNQKLANFQATELLNQVQEIAGRKTLIATVQNVDAGSLRHLHDSVKSKLGNAVIVLAGIDGDKVSLISSVAKEHHQVLKAGDIIKHLASELGGKGGGKPDLAQGGATITPNFDDVMNGLAGWLNK; encoded by the coding sequence ATGACTTCTGCTGATATTCGAGAAGCCTTTTTATCTTTTTTTGAAAGCAAAGGACACCAGCGTGTTCAATCGAGTTCTCTCGTGCCAGCCAATGACCCGACTTTGCTATTTACCAATGCAGGTATGAACCAATTTAAGGACTGCTTTTTGGGCTTGGATAAACGTCCATACAAACGTGCAACGACTTCACAAAAATGTGTGCGTGCAGGCGGTAAACACAACGATTTAGATAATGTGGGCTACACAGCTCGTCATCACACCTTCTTTGAAATGTTAGGAAATTTCTCATTTGGTGATTATTTTAAACGTGATGCCTTACGTTTTGCGTGGGAATTTTTAACATCTGCTGATAAAGGTTTAGGTTTAGAGCCAGCACGTTTATATGTGACGGTTTATCATACTGATGATGAAGCCTATGATATTTGGCATCAAGAAATTGGTTTGCCAGAAAGCCATATTATTCGTATTGGTGATAAAGGCGAAAAATACGAATCAGATAATTTCTGGGCAATGGGTGATACTGGACCATGTGGACCTTGTTCGGAAATTTTCTATGACCATGGCGACCATATTTGGGGTGGTTTACCGGGTACACCTGAAGAAGATGGCGACCGCTTTGTCGAAATTTGGAACAACGTCTTTATGCAATTTAACCGTACTGCTGATGGCGTATTGCACCCACTTCCTGCACCATCAGTCGATACAGGCATGGGCTTAGAGCGTGTTTCTGCGGTCATGCAATCAATGAATTCTAATTATGATACTGATATTTTCCAACACTTATTAAAAGCAGCAGGACAAATCGTAGGTACAGATAATCTTGACCAAGCATCATTGCGTGTGATTGCTGACCATGCACGTTCTTGCTGTTTCTTAATTGCTGATGGTGTAAATCCATCAAATGAAGGACGTGGTTATGTACTCCGCCGTATCATTCGCCGTGCAGTGCGTCATGGTTATAAATTAGGCATTAAAGAAACTTTCTTCTATAAAATGCTTGCACCACTTGCAGAAGTGATGGGACAAGCTTATCCAGAACTCAACACAGAAAAAGAGCGTATTATTAATGCGTTAATCAAAGAAGAAGAACAATTTGCGAAAACCCTTGAACAAGGTATGAAATTACTTGAACAAGAATTAGCAGAATTAAAAGGTAATGTGATTGCAGGTGAAGTTGTATTTAAATTGTACGATACTTACGGTTTCCCTGCCGATTTAACAGCTGATATTGCTCGTGAACGTGATTTAAGCATTGATGAAGCTGGTTTTGAACGTGAAATGAATGCTCAACGCCAACGTGCGAGAGAAGCAGGTAAATTTGCGATTGATTATAATAGCATCGTCAAAGTCGATAGCGTTACCCAATTTAATGGCTACACAGCAACGCAAGGTCAAGGCAATATCATTGCTATTTACAAAGATGGTGAACAAGTTGATCGTATCAATGAAGGCGATGAAGCCCTGATTATTTTAGATCAAACGCCATTTTATGCGGAAAGTGGCGGTCAAGTTGGCGACACAGGTACACTTAAAAATGAGACAGGTATTTTTGAAGTACATGATACCAAAAAATCAGGCTCTGCTTTTGTTCATCAAGGGATTGTAACTGTTGGCACATTATCTGTACAACAAAATATCAATGCACAAGTACAAACTGAATTACGTCATGCAATTATGCGTAACCATTCAGCAACACATTTATTACACGCTGCTCTACGTCAAATTTTAGGTACACACGTTCAACAAAAAGGCTCTTTAGTAGCGAGTGATATTTTACGTTTTGACTTTTCACATGGCGAAGCAGTGAGTTTTGAACAGCTTGATGAAATTGAGCGTTTAGTGAATGCTGAAATTATGGCAAATAGCCCTGTTGTAACTGAAATTTTAGATATTGAAACGGCTAAAACCAAAGGTGCAATGATGTTATTCGGTGAAAAATATGGCGAAGTTGTACGTGTTTTAACGATGGGTACAGTGAAAGATGACCGTGCATTCTCGATTGAGTTGTGTGGTGGTATTCACGTTGGTTATACGGGCGAAATTGGTTTATTCAAATTTATTTCTGAAGGTGGTATTGCATCGGGGGTACGCCGTGTAGAAGCCGTTACTGGTTTGCGTGCGATTGAAGCAATGCAACAGCAAGAACAAACCATTCGCCAAGTAGATAGTATCTTAAAAGCACAGAAAAACCAAACGGTTGAAAAAGTTCAAGCAACTGTTAATCAAACTATTACATTGCAAAAACAAATTGAGCAACTCAATCAGAAATTGGCGAATTTCCAAGCAACTGAATTACTAAATCAAGTACAAGAGATTGCAGGACGCAAAACGCTAATTGCAACAGTACAAAATGTTGATGCAGGTAGTTTACGTCATTTGCATGACAGCGTAAAATCAAAACTTGGTAATGCGGTGATTGTGCTTGCAGGTATCGATGGCGATAAAGTGAGCTTAATCTCTTCTGTGGCAAAAGAACATCATCAAGTACTGAAAGCGGGCGATATTATCAAACATTTAGCATCTGAGTTGGGCGGTAAAGGTGGCGGTAAGCCTGATTTAGCACAAGGTGGAGCGACTATAACGCCTAACTTTGATGATGTGATGAATGGTTTAGCTGGTTGGTTGAATAAATAA
- the tsf gene encoding translation elongation factor Ts: MTAITAQMVKELRDRTGLAMMECKKALTEANGDIELAIDNLRKSGQAKAAKKAGNIAADGAITIVQEGNKAVLVEVNCQTDFVAKDENFSNFSNTVAKAILASGVVEAEKIAELKYDDSQTVEEARIALVQKIGENIQVRRAKIVEGENLAVYRHGLKIGVVVSYTGDADTGKGIAMHVAAFNPVAVTAEQVPANLVAKEKEIAEAKAAESGKPANIIEKMVAGSVEKYLNEVALDRQQYVIDNEKKVADVLKATGTNVAEFVRFEVGEGIEKKAEMSFAEEVAAAQAAAK, from the coding sequence ATGACTGCAATTACTGCACAAATGGTAAAAGAATTGCGTGACCGTACTGGTTTAGCCATGATGGAATGCAAAAAAGCGTTAACAGAAGCTAATGGCGATATCGAATTAGCAATTGATAATTTGCGTAAATCAGGTCAAGCAAAAGCTGCTAAAAAAGCTGGTAATATTGCTGCTGATGGTGCAATTACAATTGTTCAAGAAGGTAATAAAGCAGTATTGGTTGAAGTAAACTGCCAAACTGACTTCGTTGCAAAAGATGAAAACTTCAGCAACTTCTCAAATACTGTTGCTAAAGCAATTTTAGCTTCTGGCGTAGTTGAAGCTGAAAAAATCGCTGAATTAAAATATGATGACAGCCAAACTGTTGAAGAAGCTCGTATTGCTTTGGTACAAAAAATTGGTGAAAACATCCAAGTACGCCGTGCTAAAATCGTTGAAGGTGAAAACTTAGCAGTTTACCGCCATGGTTTAAAAATTGGTGTAGTTGTGTCTTATACAGGTGATGCAGATACTGGTAAAGGTATCGCAATGCACGTTGCTGCGTTTAACCCAGTTGCAGTAACTGCTGAACAAGTTCCTGCTAATTTAGTCGCAAAAGAGAAAGAAATTGCTGAAGCAAAAGCAGCTGAATCTGGTAAGCCAGCAAATATCATTGAGAAAATGGTTGCAGGTTCTGTTGAGAAATACTTAAATGAAGTTGCTCTTGACCGTCAGCAATATGTTATCGACAACGAGAAGAAAGTTGCTGATGTATTAAAAGCGACTGGTACAAATGTTGCTGAATTTGTTCGCTTTGAAGTTGGCGAAGGTATCGAGAAGAAAGCTGAAATGAGCTTTGCTGAAGAAGTTGCCGCTGCCCAAGCTGCTGCAAAATAA
- a CDS encoding RnfH family protein: MAIHQKVWVAYADEQFQFYQPIDFVEGLTAWQAIERSGILAKISLPEPYHLGNFGVKIQHDTVLQAGDRVEIYRPLKINPKEIRRNRAEKNPTSRYLVKQRARGNRFRHQGNVD; encoded by the coding sequence ATGGCGATACATCAAAAAGTTTGGGTAGCTTATGCTGATGAACAATTTCAATTTTATCAACCAATTGATTTTGTTGAAGGTTTAACTGCATGGCAGGCGATTGAGCGGAGTGGAATTTTAGCTAAAATTAGTTTACCTGAGCCATATCATTTGGGTAATTTTGGTGTGAAAATTCAGCATGATACAGTTTTGCAAGCTGGGGATAGAGTGGAGATCTATCGCCCGCTCAAAATTAATCCTAAAGAAATTCGTCGCAATCGTGCAGAAAAAAATCCAACAAGCCGTTATTTGGTTAAACAACGTGCAAGGGGAAATCGTTTTCGCCATCAAGGTAATGTGGATTAA
- a CDS encoding M48 family metallopeptidase, producing the protein MKKTLLSTVLVLGMVSLSGCSTVATIAGADTASLNAKAEQYYQQLTTEARAANKLDTTSATYKRINAVFNRMIPYADQVNKTGHKFNWKLAVIKSDEVNAHVAPGGKVVFYTGIVDKLKLTNDEIAAIMGHEMVHALEEHSKTKAGAEVLTGLAINIGSAYAGLGSAGQQLAGLGAELGLGLPYSRSLESRADEGGLMLMARAGYNPNAAITLWQKMQANGGAGGPAFLSTHPSNSARIEAMKKNLPAALAIYQQR; encoded by the coding sequence ATGAAAAAAACACTATTATCAACGGTATTGGTACTTGGAATGGTATCATTATCAGGTTGTTCAACTGTTGCGACTATTGCTGGAGCGGATACCGCATCTTTAAATGCTAAAGCAGAGCAATACTATCAACAATTAACAACAGAAGCACGTGCAGCGAATAAATTAGATACCACTTCAGCAACTTATAAGCGCATCAATGCGGTATTTAATCGTATGATTCCTTATGCTGACCAAGTGAACAAAACGGGGCATAAATTTAATTGGAAACTTGCAGTCATTAAATCTGATGAAGTGAATGCTCATGTTGCTCCAGGCGGTAAAGTGGTTTTCTATACAGGCATTGTTGATAAGTTAAAATTGACTAATGATGAAATTGCTGCCATTATGGGGCATGAAATGGTTCATGCACTTGAAGAGCATAGTAAAACGAAAGCAGGTGCAGAAGTTTTAACAGGTTTAGCGATAAATATTGGTTCAGCTTATGCGGGTTTAGGTTCAGCAGGGCAACAATTAGCAGGTTTAGGTGCTGAGTTGGGTTTAGGTTTGCCTTATTCTCGTAGCTTAGAAAGTCGTGCTGATGAAGGTGGTTTAATGCTGATGGCACGGGCTGGTTATAATCCAAATGCGGCGATTACCTTATGGCAAAAAATGCAAGCAAATGGTGGGGCTGGTGGTCCAGCATTCTTATCAACTCACCCATCAAATAGTGCTCGTATTGAAGCAATGAAAAAGAATTTGCCAGCAGCTTTAGCAATTTATCAACAACGCTAA
- the fur gene encoding ferric iron uptake transcriptional regulator, with protein MAFSNQDLRKAGLKVTLPRIKILELLETAEEHHLSAEDIYKTLLEQGEDVGLATVYRVLTQFEAAGIIQRHNFENNHSVFEIMQEGHHDHLVCQGCNKVVEFTNDIIEDEQHKIAEAHGFVLTGHALNLYGYCEKPECREASEKRGKGNKK; from the coding sequence ATGGCATTTTCAAACCAAGATTTGCGTAAAGCTGGTTTAAAAGTTACTTTACCGCGTATTAAAATTTTAGAATTACTTGAAACTGCAGAAGAGCACCACTTAAGTGCAGAAGATATTTATAAAACTTTGCTTGAGCAAGGTGAAGATGTCGGCTTGGCAACAGTTTATCGTGTATTAACACAATTTGAAGCGGCTGGTATTATTCAACGTCATAATTTTGAAAATAACCATTCAGTTTTTGAAATTATGCAAGAAGGACATCACGACCATTTAGTATGTCAAGGCTGTAATAAAGTCGTTGAATTTACCAATGATATTATTGAAGATGAGCAACATAAAATTGCAGAAGCACATGGTTTTGTTTTAACAGGACATGCGTTAAATCTTTATGGTTATTGTGAAAAACCTGAATGCCGAGAAGCGAGTGAAAAGCGTGGTAAGGGTAATAAAAAGTAA
- the aspS gene encoding aspartate--tRNA ligase, with the protein MIRTHYCGALTEAQIDQTVTICGWVHRRRDHGGVIFLDMRDRDGLVQVVIDPDTPEAFATADKARSEYVLKITGRVRKRYEGTENANMVSGQIEVLGKEIEVLAQSETPPFPLNDDNITVSEEHRLKYRFLDIRRPEMLERLRFRSKVTNLIRNYLDEHGFLDVETPILTRATPEGARDYLVPSRVSNGDFYALPQSPQLFKQLLMVGGIDRYYQIAKCFRDEDLRADRQPEFTQIDIETSFLDDNDIMDLMEGMTVKLFDELLGVKFDKFQRMPYSEAMRDYASDKPDLRIPLKLVDVADLMQDVEFKVFSGPAKDPKGRIVALRVPNAGSLSRSQIDDYTKFVGIYGAKGLAYIKVNEIEKGIDGLQSPIVKFIEPIVMELLQRVGAENGDIVFFGADKAKIVNDAMGALRVKIGHDLNMVICEWAPLWIVDFPMFEETDDGKWTSVHHPFTLPKSSVEEVKNNPGEALSVAYDMVLNGTEIGGGSLRIYTLEMQKAIFEALGIGEEEAEEKFSFLLNALKYGAPPHGGLAFGLDRLVMLMTGASSIRDVIAFPKTKTAECPLTQAPAPVENNQLRELGIRLREQPKKED; encoded by the coding sequence ATGATTCGAACTCATTATTGTGGTGCTTTAACCGAAGCCCAAATTGACCAAACTGTAACCATTTGCGGTTGGGTACATCGTCGCCGTGACCACGGTGGTGTGATTTTCTTAGATATGCGAGACCGTGATGGTTTGGTACAAGTGGTGATTGACCCAGATACGCCTGAAGCCTTTGCCACTGCCGATAAAGCACGTTCAGAATATGTACTTAAAATCACAGGACGTGTGCGTAAACGTTACGAAGGTACAGAAAACGCCAATATGGTAAGCGGTCAAATCGAAGTTTTAGGTAAAGAAATCGAAGTTTTGGCACAGTCTGAAACCCCACCTTTCCCACTTAATGATGATAATATCACTGTTTCAGAAGAACACCGTTTAAAATATCGTTTCTTGGATATTCGCCGTCCTGAAATGTTGGAACGTTTACGTTTCCGTTCTAAAGTAACTAACTTAATCCGTAACTATTTAGATGAACATGGCTTTTTAGATGTTGAAACACCAATTTTAACCCGTGCAACACCTGAGGGTGCTAGAGATTATTTAGTGCCAAGCCGTGTATCTAATGGTGATTTCTATGCTTTACCGCAATCACCACAATTATTTAAACAATTATTGATGGTGGGTGGTATTGACCGTTATTATCAAATTGCAAAATGTTTCCGTGATGAAGATTTGCGTGCTGACCGTCAGCCGGAATTTACCCAAATCGATATTGAAACATCATTTTTAGATGATAATGACATCATGGATTTAATGGAAGGTATGACTGTTAAATTGTTTGATGAATTATTAGGCGTAAAATTTGACAAATTTCAACGTATGCCTTATAGCGAAGCAATGCGTGATTATGCGTCAGATAAACCAGATTTACGCATTCCATTAAAATTGGTCGATGTGGCTGATTTAATGCAAGATGTTGAATTTAAAGTCTTTTCTGGTCCTGCAAAAGATCCGAAAGGTCGTATTGTAGCATTGCGTGTGCCAAATGCAGGTAGTTTAAGCCGTAGCCAAATTGATGACTATACCAAATTTGTTGGCATTTATGGTGCAAAAGGTCTAGCGTACATTAAAGTCAATGAAATTGAAAAAGGCATCGATGGTTTACAGTCGCCAATCGTGAAGTTTATTGAACCAATCGTGATGGAGTTATTACAACGTGTTGGTGCAGAAAATGGCGATATCGTATTCTTTGGTGCAGATAAAGCTAAAATCGTCAATGATGCGATGGGTGCATTACGTGTGAAAATCGGTCATGATTTGAACATGGTAATTTGCGAATGGGCACCACTTTGGATTGTTGATTTCCCAATGTTTGAAGAAACTGATGATGGTAAGTGGACATCTGTGCATCACCCATTCACTTTACCAAAATCAAGTGTGGAAGAGGTAAAAAATAACCCGGGGGAAGCCTTATCTGTTGCTTATGACATGGTATTAAACGGTACAGAAATCGGTGGCGGTTCATTGCGTATTTACACGCTTGAAATGCAAAAAGCGATTTTTGAAGCTTTAGGTATTGGTGAAGAAGAAGCTGAAGAGAAATTCTCATTCTTACTGAACGCATTAAAATACGGTGCACCACCACACGGTGGTTTAGCGTTTGGTTTAGACCGTTTAGTGATGTTGATGACAGGTGCAAGCTCAATCCGTGATGTGATTGCTTTCCCGAAAACGAAGACTGCTGAATGTCCATTGACTCAAGCTCCTGCTCCTGTAGAAAATAACCAGTTGCGTGAATTGGGTATTCGTTTGCGTGAGCAACCGAAAAAAGAAGACTGA
- the map gene encoding type I methionyl aminopeptidase — translation MKQSVSHLIKTPDEIAKMRVAGKLAADILEMIKPHIQAGVSTLELDKICHDYIVNVQNAIPACIGYGGGGGRPAYQHATCISVNHVVCHGIPSANKILKKGDILNIDVTVIKDGYHGDTSMMYIVGGETSVLAQRLCDVTQEALYIGMEQVRAGAYLGDIGYAIQRYVEAERFNVVREFCGHGIGAKFHDEPQVLHYGQKGTGMRLEAGMTFTIEPMVNAGGWQTKILGDKWTAVTKDHSLSAQYEHMILVTETGLEVLTARSDEDLSRFNLL, via the coding sequence ATGAAACAATCTGTATCACATTTAATCAAAACACCTGATGAAATTGCCAAAATGCGAGTGGCAGGTAAACTAGCTGCCGATATTTTAGAGATGATTAAACCTCATATTCAAGCAGGTGTGAGTACTTTAGAATTAGATAAAATTTGTCATGACTATATTGTCAATGTGCAAAATGCTATTCCTGCGTGTATTGGTTATGGTGGGGGTGGCGGTCGTCCTGCGTATCAACATGCAACCTGTATTTCAGTCAATCATGTTGTGTGTCATGGCATTCCATCAGCTAATAAAATCTTGAAAAAAGGCGATATTTTAAATATTGATGTAACTGTGATTAAAGATGGTTATCATGGGGACACCAGTATGATGTATATTGTGGGTGGGGAAACATCGGTACTTGCTCAGCGGTTATGTGATGTAACACAAGAAGCTTTATATATTGGTATGGAGCAGGTGCGTGCAGGGGCATATTTAGGTGATATTGGTTATGCGATTCAGCGTTATGTTGAAGCTGAGCGTTTTAATGTAGTACGTGAATTTTGTGGACATGGTATTGGTGCAAAATTCCATGATGAACCACAAGTATTGCATTATGGACAAAAAGGCACAGGAATGCGTTTAGAAGCAGGTATGACCTTTACCATTGAACCAATGGTCAATGCGGGTGGGTGGCAAACCAAAATTTTGGGCGATAAATGGACAGCTGTTACTAAAGACCATAGCTTATCAGCACAGTATGAACACATGATTTTAGTTACAGAAACAGGCTTAGAAGTCTTGACCGCACGTTCTGATGAAGATTTATCACGGTTCAATTTGTTATAA
- the rpsB gene encoding 30S ribosomal protein S2, with the protein MAEYNVSIRQLLEAGAHFGHQTRFWNPKMKQYIFGARNKIHIINLDKTAPALNDALNEINRLASKKGKILFVGTKRAASEIIREQAQRAGQPYVDHRWLGGTLTNWKTVRQSINRLKDLQNQSQDGTFAKLTKREALERTREMDKLERDLGGVKQMGGLPDALFVIDVDHEATAIKEANKLGIPVIGIVDTNSNPDGVDYVIPGNDDAIRAVTLYASSVADAIIAGKEYAQSQANAQAKGETA; encoded by the coding sequence ATGGCAGAATACAATGTAAGTATCCGTCAGCTATTAGAAGCTGGTGCACACTTTGGTCATCAAACACGTTTCTGGAATCCAAAAATGAAACAATACATTTTTGGTGCTCGCAACAAAATTCATATCATCAACTTGGACAAAACTGCTCCAGCATTAAACGATGCATTAAATGAAATCAACCGTTTAGCAAGCAAAAAAGGTAAGATTTTATTTGTTGGTACAAAACGTGCTGCTTCTGAAATCATTCGTGAACAAGCTCAACGTGCAGGTCAGCCTTATGTTGATCATCGTTGGTTAGGTGGTACATTGACAAACTGGAAAACTGTACGTCAATCAATCAACCGTTTAAAAGATTTACAAAACCAATCTCAAGATGGCACTTTTGCTAAATTAACTAAACGTGAAGCATTAGAGCGTACTCGTGAGATGGACAAACTTGAGCGTGATTTAGGCGGTGTTAAGCAAATGGGTGGTTTACCTGATGCTTTATTCGTGATTGATGTTGATCATGAAGCAACCGCAATTAAAGAAGCAAATAAATTAGGTATTCCTGTGATTGGTATCGTAGATACTAACTCAAACCCAGATGGCGTTGATTATGTTATCCCTGGTAATGACGATGCAATCCGTGCGGTAACTTTATATGCAAGCTCTGTTGCTGATGCAATTATTGCAGGTAAAGAGTATGCTCAATCTCAAGCAAATGCACAAGCAAAAGGCGAAACTGCATAA
- a CDS encoding outer membrane protein assembly factor BamE — MQKLLLSTVLASAIFTGCVYKVDIPQGTPLTKAQASQVQVGMNAQQVRFILGTPTITDPLTPLQWDYMYNYKPGTYAKKEKIPSAKGQHLKITFNEQGIVTQIDGIETLPDVQPGLPGSKETILTAPRL, encoded by the coding sequence ATGCAAAAATTATTACTCAGCACAGTTTTAGCGAGTGCAATTTTTACAGGTTGTGTTTATAAAGTGGATATTCCGCAAGGCACGCCATTGACTAAGGCACAGGCATCACAGGTACAAGTGGGCATGAATGCACAACAAGTCCGCTTTATTTTAGGTACACCAACGATTACTGACCCTTTAACACCACTACAATGGGATTATATGTACAATTATAAACCAGGAACTTATGCAAAAAAGGAAAAAATTCCATCTGCAAAAGGTCAGCATTTAAAAATTACCTTTAATGAACAAGGTATTGTAACACAGATTGATGGTATTGAAACTTTACCCGATGTACAACCTGGCTTACCTGGTTCTAAAGAAACAATTTTAACTGCTCCACGTTTATAA